One Indicator indicator isolate 239-I01 chromosome Z, UM_Iind_1.1, whole genome shotgun sequence genomic window carries:
- the ISCA1 gene encoding iron-sulfur cluster assembly 1 homolog, mitochondrial — protein MASSVVRATVRAVSKRKIQATRAALTLTPSAVQKIKQLLKDKPEHVGVKVGVRTRGCNGLSYTLEYTKSKGDSDEEVVQDGVRVFIEKKAQLTLLGTEMDYVEDKLSSEFVFNNPNIKGTCGCGESFNI, from the exons ATGGCCTCGTCGGTGGTGAGGGCCACGGTGCGCGCCGTCAGCAAGCGGAAGATCCAGGCTACGCGCGCCGCCCTCACCCTG actcCATCAGCTGTTCAGAAGATAAAACAGCTTCTAAAAGATAAACCTGAGCAT gTAGGTGTTAAAGTAGGTGTTCGTACAAGAGGATGCAATGGACTTTCTTACACCTTAGAATATACAAAATCGAAGGGAGACTCTGATGAAGAAGTAGTTCAAGATG GGGTTAGAGTGTTTATTGAAAAGAAGGCACAGCTGACACTTCTAGGAACTGAAATGGACTATGTAGAAGACAAACTGTCCAGTGAATTTGTCTTCAACAATCCAAACATCAAAGGAACTTGTGGCTGTGGAGAAAGTTTTAACATCTGA